The window aatgCAAAATGTGTGTTTTTAAGACAGTTCCAAAAAAACGCTTGAAGTGTCTTTGTGAATTTGGTATGAGAAGTtgatttttttgattttttttttttttcaccaaaaatgtaaacgtgtaatggttaaaaaggggaatatatgtgcacatgcaTTTTgtaggtaattttttttcgcatttttaaggtaaaaaaagggggaaataatgttttgtaaaaataaactatttcttctttcgaaCTTTATCCCTTTTCTTGCATTAAAGCAGGGTTTGTCGTCTACATATGTACCGAAGCGTTTTACGCATTTTCACCCATGCTTTAGGAATCAAATTTtaacaaaggggaaaactttTCATAAAGGTTAgtgttttttcccaatttttaaataatatggaagaaatggaaaaagacgTGAAAATGTACATGGGGGAACTGCAATAGCGTTGTGCGTATGAAAATTCCCACTCCAAGGACGTTTTACGAGTCATATTGTTGTACACTAATTCTGTGGTttaatatacacacatgtatgtttaaaaatttagcgtttttttcatttgattaAAATTTCCGGTTTAGTCACTTCCCGTGGTGTGTGCAGGAatgggtttaaaaaaaaaaaaagaaaaatatgaactgttcataattttttacattaacGAAAATAAGGTTACGTTTTTGCTTCATTAAGAAAAACGTTATGTgtaggaattaaaaaaaaaataaaagaagtaaCAAATTAATTTACAAACAAATggtggaaaaggggaaaaattctTATGTCACTTATGCCAAACATGTTTAATAAATGATAAGATCGCTATAGACAGGGTTATGTGTGTATACTATTGCCTACAAAAAGgttcacttcattttttggcATATACATAAAAGATGTCGCATTTTGagaaaatgtttaaaaaaacaaacggaAGAATATACTTATGCATTTCTTTTCCAGCACATTTGATGTTGAATCATCTTGACTTTTTATTTGGTTTAAAAAAGGTGTGCACGTTTCATTCGACTTATATTTTGAAGATACAAACATGGGATTCTTTCACCAttgagacaaaaaaaaaaaaaaaaaaatgacgttacatttatttctttcgcTTTTCCTTATTCGAATGTGATATTTTCCGTTCAAGGGGCATAGGTGTCCTTTACCCTTCCATGGTGGTATTTGGACTGAGCActctttttacatttaaagATTACTCAACGTGGTAATGCTGTATGCATCTTCATTTAAAAGAAACATATGTCTTGTGTTGTTGCTTGAGCAACCTTTGCAGTTACACTCTATTTTAAactttcatccttttttcgaAAAGTTCAGTCTTTGGTGAAACACAAATGGTCCTATCTTTCcttatgtgtttttttttttttttttttttttttttttttggtgtacaTTAAAGaataattccattttttgacacatttttaatttccttaatTTCGGATATGTAGTATGTGAGCATATTTTTAATCATATACTGCAGCGTTATTTCACTTTGCGAACATGTGACGCATGCGCCCTCCAGTTGTACGTAAACTATGCCTGCGGGGATGGAACATTTTTGAGGAGTTAAGGTGAGCACATGTAAATGAGTAACGATGAATAAAACATACGTCTACTTCTGTAGTAGTGGGACAGTAGCGCggtgcacatgtacatatgcacatttgTCCGTTCGCCCCTTCAATACATGGACACACTTGTGGGCGTCGTTGCTGTACCATCATCTACGTCAAAACAAATGAATTTAATATCTCCTCCATCATTCACGATAACTGGGCGAACTCTTTTCTCTATGAGCAGTTTTATGCTACTTATAATTTCCATGAgatcttcattttgttcatattttttttcattcttaattttttgcaatatgGAAAGGATATTTTCCCCACTGGAAGAAGAGTCgtcagaatttttttcaaaggtgtcaatgaaattatttatttcgtTTACGTATTTCACGTAATCCGCATTTTTTGATGTCGAAAAAAGGATGCGATTCGCGTTTTTCGTAGCAAGACATTTATTTAAAGAGTCCACATAATTTAAGAAATGCACATTCATTTTACTGCAAATGTTAACAGTTATTTTGCCTTTCAGACATAATCGTCTACACGATGATATGTTTTTGAAATGCATCATTTTCGGTTGGACACAATTGAGGAGTACTTACGAGTGTGTGTAAAAATGTCTCTGAACATGGGTAAAcggaagcatttttttttttttttactcaatTTGAAATGCGCAGAATGCTGCCTTAAATAATTGGCTCCTTTTCCAGCGGTgtgattttttaaaatgcttaTTTAAATGTCACAGCTGATGTGATTTGACGGATAATTTGCCACAAAGCAGGAGAGCCTTTCGCATGTAAAAATAGGcttgtacatatgtgcacatgttcAAACAAATGTTCATTTTCTGGCACTGCATTTTTGCTctcacataaatatattcatGCGTCAGGCTCATaaatacatacgtacacGTTCGCTTTAAAGTAACCGCGATGTTTCCCTACGAACCCAGCCAAATTGATCTTCCACCATCCGAATGGGCGAAGCTGATTAAAGCAAGGCTGTACGaactgaaaaaggaaagttgcGCCAGCAGAAAGGTACGGCTTAAAAGTTTTCAAAAGGTGCAGAAAAAGCCCATTCGACCTATGCCCATATAAgaatatgtatgtgcataaaCACTGTCAGCAAATGTTTGCATGGGTGCGGGGgatgaacaaaaattacTGATAAACTACGTAAATCGTTCAAAcagtaaataaaaagggcGGATAATTTAATTGTGCGTTTTTgtgtatgctttttttttgtcagcACATATGGtagttttgaaaaaataaacaaagttgcattttattttattttattttattttttattttttaaatttccgTGTTTGGCTGTTTGTGCAGTACTTCCCAAGTGACACACACGTCGGGGAGAGAACAATTGAGCGCTTTTATGGGTTTTTCTTAATTGAACCCTTTGGAAGCGTACATTCACTGTGCGCTGCGCATCTTTGCAACGGCgcaccttttttcttctttatttttatatttactcTCATTTAACTTCATTTTACAATTTGTACACCTGTGTAACAACGCAGATGCAT is drawn from Plasmodium knowlesi strain H genome assembly, chromosome: 7 and contains these coding sequences:
- a CDS encoding NifU-like protein, putative → MMHFKNISSCRRLCLKGKITVNICSKMNVHFLNYVDSLNKCLATKNANRILFSTSKNADYVKYVNEINNFIDTFEKNSDDSSSSGENILSILQKIKNEKKYEQNEDLMEIISSIKLLIEKRVRPVIVNDGGDIKFICFDVDDGIVYVQLEGACVTCSQSEITLQYMIKNMLTYYISEIKEIKNVSKNGIIL